The genomic segment CATGGTAACGCCACTTAATCAAATCGATTAATAAAATCCCTAAAACCAGGCCTTAAAAGATCTTAAAACCACCGAATTGAATGATCACATCAAAAAAGACCTGCTACGCTATCGAATAAATACAGGATCGTCCGCGGATCAGTAGTTATCCGTATTTTTCACACGGTTGTCATTCACTTATAGCCGAATCATGAAGCCGTATATTTCATCGCTGCTTGCCGGGATTCTCGCCGGCGTTGTCTACTTCCTGATCGGCGTGCAATCGCCCGCTCCGCCGACGATCGCACTGGCCGGCCTGCTGGGCATCCTTGCCGGCGAACAGATCCTGCCGATCGCACGGAGGATGCTTGCGGGGATTCATCTGAAAACCGCGTGGAGCGACGCGAAGTGCAGCCAGCACATGTTCGGCTCCCTGCCCGGCGCCCAGGCATCCGATGCCGCCGCGAAGAAACGTTAATCGACGCCGTCGTGATACGCGTTGATTGACCACGTTCGGGGATGCCGATCGGCGGGTCAGCCAATCTCCCGACGCCCGCGGCACGCGAGCAAGCCGGAACGCGCCCCCCCCGAGAAACCCGAGCCCATTCGGCACGGCTCCCCCGCGCGCTGACGCTCCGGAAATGGCGCGCATCGCCAATACCGAGCGGACGCTGAAATTCGCGCGAGGCAATCCTCGCCGGAAAAAAGATAGCGCCCCCCGCTCCGGTAACCGGATTAATTGTTCTGAATCGTGTTGGCCTCCGCGATGCTTGGCGATAACATGACAGCCCGACGCCCGCGTGGAATCCATCATGAAGCTGTCATTCGAAGCGCTCGAAGCACTGGACGCGATCGATCGCACCGGCACGTTCGCCGAAGCCGCGGAGCTCCTGCACCGCGTACCGTCTGCGCTGACCTATCTCGTACAAAAGCTCGAAAGCGACCTCGACGTCGCACTGTTCGACCGCAGCGGGCGCCGTGCGAAGCTCACGCACGCGGGCCGCGTGGTCGTCGAAGAGGGCCGCCGGCTGCTGCATGCCGCCCAACAGCTCGAACTCAAGGCGCTGCGTGCACAGCAAGGCTGGGAAACCGAGGTTCGCATCTGTATCGACGAGATCCTGCCGTTCGACGCGTTGTGGCCGTACGTGCATACGTTCTACGGACTCGAGATGAACACGCGGCTGCGCCTGTCCACTGAAGTGCTCGGCGGCACCTGGGATGCGCTGATTTCGCGCCGCGCGGATCTCGTCGTCGGCGCGGTGGGCGAGCCGCCGGAGCTGCCGAATATCGTCGCGCGGCCGATCGGCACGCTCAGGCACGTGTTCGCCGTCGCCCCCACCCATCCGCTCGCGGCGTTGCCCGAACCGCTGTCGATGGCGTCGGTCGTCGAGTATCGCGGCGCCGTCATCAGCGATACCTCGCGCGAACTGCAGCCGCGCTCGGTCAACGTCGATGCCGGGCAGCCGTATCTCGCGGTCCCCACGCTCGCCGCAAAACTGGCCGCGCAGTGCGAAGGACTCGCGGTGGGCACGCTGCCGGATTGCGTCGCGGCACGCGCGATCGCGCAGGGCAAGCTCGTCGCACGCCAGGTGACCGGCATGCGCGACACGACACAGTGCTATATCGCGTGGCGCGGCGACGAAGCCGGACGCGCGCTGCACTGGTGGGTCGAGCAGCTCGACCACCCCGATCTCGTCGACCGGTTCACCGCGCTCGCCTGATTCCGCCGCACGCCGGCCGCACCGCTCGATCGGCCTGTTCCCGCGATCTCCCGCCACCGCCACGTCAGCCGAACGAATCGTGAAGGCGCTTCATCTCCTTCTCGAGCCATTCGATCAGGTTGAACGACGCATGCGCGGTCGCGGCCGGCGGGATCATCATCCTCTCCTCGGTCGCGATGTGTTCGTTGAGGGATTCGCACATCAACCGTCCGAGTTCGGGTTTCCTCGCGAGCAGCGGCGACAGGTCGCGGCTGCTCAACTGAAAGGCCGTCACGGCCGTCACCGCGTAGACACTGGCATGAAGTTGCGTGCCGGCCAGCACGACGGACTGGCCGATCGCGTCGCCGGGCACCATCCGCCTGACCTCGATGTCGCCGGTCGCGCCCGGCACGAACACCGACGCGACACCGG from the Burkholderia pyrrocinia genome contains:
- a CDS encoding LysR family transcriptional regulator, whose product is MKLSFEALEALDAIDRTGTFAEAAELLHRVPSALTYLVQKLESDLDVALFDRSGRRAKLTHAGRVVVEEGRRLLHAAQQLELKALRAQQGWETEVRICIDEILPFDALWPYVHTFYGLEMNTRLRLSTEVLGGTWDALISRRADLVVGAVGEPPELPNIVARPIGTLRHVFAVAPTHPLAALPEPLSMASVVEYRGAVISDTSRELQPRSVNVDAGQPYLAVPTLAAKLAAQCEGLAVGTLPDCVAARAIAQGKLVARQVTGMRDTTQCYIAWRGDEAGRALHWWVEQLDHPDLVDRFTALA
- a CDS encoding XapX domain-containing protein; translated protein: MKPYISSLLAGILAGVVYFLIGVQSPAPPTIALAGLLGILAGEQILPIARRMLAGIHLKTAWSDAKCSQHMFGSLPGAQASDAAAKKR